The following proteins are co-located in the Triticum aestivum cultivar Chinese Spring chromosome 1A, IWGSC CS RefSeq v2.1, whole genome shotgun sequence genome:
- the LOC123049470 gene encoding subtilisin-like protease 4, translated as MESRWVIAFLLLSLQPLLGASYLRARKNYIVHLAPRAGPVDSLEDWHRSFLPRTAAPESEPEADGGAEDHGPRIIYSYTHVFTGFAARLTDEEADALRATEGCLRLYPEVFLPLATTRSPGFLGLHLGNEGFWSRSGFGRGVVIGILDTGILPSHPSFGDDGLEPPPKTWKGTCEFKAVAGGGCNNKIVGARAFGSAAVNSSAPPVDDAGHGTHTASTAAGNFVENANVRGNADGTASGMAPHAHLAIYKVCTRSRCSIMDIIAGLDAAVKDGVDVLSFSIGAQSGTQFNYDPIAIAAFQAMERGIFVSCAAGNAGPDPGSVGNGAPWMLTVAAGTMDRAIRTTVRLGNGEEFDGESLFQPGNNSAAKPLPLVYPGADGSDTSRDCSVLRGAEVTDKVVLCESRGLNGRIEAGQTVSAYGGLGMIVMNRAAEGYTTFADPHVLPASHLSYDAGTKIAAYINSTANPTASIAFKGTVMGALPAPAVTFFSSRGPSKASPGILKPDITGPGMNILAAWAPSESHTEFSDGGVGLSFFVESGTSMSTPHLSGIAALIKSLHPDWSPAAIKSAIMTTSDAVDRTGVPLKDEQYRHATFYAMGAGYVNPALAFDPGLVYDLHADDYLPYLCGLGIGDEGVTEIAHRAVTCADLKATTEAELNYPSLVVNLLAQPITVNRTVTNVGKPNSVYTAVVDMPKDVSVTVQPPMLRFTEAKEKQSFTVTVRWAGQPSVAGAEGNLKWVSDDHIVRSPIVVPPKAA; from the coding sequence atgGAGTCCCGGTGGGTCatcgccttcctcctcctctccctccagcCGCTGCTCGGCGCGTCCTACCTGCGGGCGAGGAAGAACTACATCGTGCACCTCGCCCCGAGGGCCGGCCCCGTCGACTCCCTCGAGGACTGGCACCGCTCCTTCCTCCCGCGGACGGCCGCGCCCGAatcggagcccgaggcggacggcggcgccgAGGACCACGGCCCGCGCATCATTTACTCCTACACCCACGTGTTCACCGGCTTCGCCGCGCGGCTCACGGACGAGGAGGCCGACGCGCTGCGGGCCACGGAGGGCTGCCTCAGGCTGTACCCGGAGGTGTTCCTGCCGCTCGCCACCACCCGCTCGCCCGGCTTCCTCGGCCTCCACCTCGGGAACGAGGGCTTCTGGAGCCGCTCCGGGTTCGGCCGCGGGGTGGTGATTGGCATCCTGGACACCGGGATACTGCCCAGCCACCCGTCCTTCGGCGACGACGGCCTCGAGCCGCCGCCCAAGACCTGGAAGGGCACGTGCGAGTTCAAGGCCGTCGCCGGCGGCGGATGCAACAACAAGATCGTCGGGGCGCGCGCGTTCGGCAGCGCCGCCGTCAACTCCTCGGCGCCGCCGGTGGACGACGCGGGCCACGGCACGCACACGGCCAGCACGGCCGCGGGCAACTTCGTCGAGAACGCCAACGTCCGGGGCAACGCGGACGGCACGGCCTCGGGGATGGCGCCGCACGCGCACCTGGCCATATACAAGGTCTGCACCCGCAGCCGCTGCTCCATCATGGACATCATCGCCGGGCTGGACGCCGCCGTCAAGGACGGCGTCGACGTGCTGTCCTTCTCCATCGGCGCGCAGTCCGGGACGCAGTTCAACTACGACCCCATCGCCATCGCCGCGTTCCAGGCCATGGAGCGCGGCATCTTCGTCAGCTGCGCGGCGGGCAACGCGGGCCCGGACCCGGGCTCCGTCGGCAACGGGGCGCCTTGGATGCTCACCGTCGCGGCCGGCACCATGGACCGCGCGATACGCACCACCGTGAGGCTCGGCAACGGCGAGGAGTTCGACGGCGAGTCGCTGTTCCAGCCAGGCAACAACTCCGCCGCGAAGCCGCTTCCGCTCGTGTACCCCGGCGCCGACGGCTCCGACACAAGCCGCGATTGCAGCGTGCTGCGCGGAGCCGAGGTGACCGACAAGGTGGTGCTCTGCGAGAGCAGAGGCCTGAACGGCCGCATCGAGGCTGGCCAGACCGTGTCCGCCTACGGCGGCCTGGGCATGATCGTCATGAACAGAGCAGCCGAAGGGTACACCACCTTCGCCGACCCGCACGTCCTCCCTGCGTCGCACCTGAGCTACGACGCCGGGACCAAGATCGCGGCCTACATTAACTCCACGGCCAACCCGACGGCGAGCATCGCGTTCAAGGGCACAGTCATGGGCGCGCTGCCGGCGCCGGCCGTTACTTTCTTCTCGTCCCGAGGTCCGAGCAAGGCCAGCCCGGGCATCCTGAAGCCGGACATCACGGGGCCTGGCATGAACATACTCGCGGCGTGGGCGCCGAGCGAGTCGCACACGGAGTTCTCCGACGGGGGcgtcggcctctctttcttcgtggAGTCTGGCACGTCCATGTCGACGCCGCACCTGAGCGGCATCGCGGCACTCATCAAGAGCCTGCACCCGGACTGGTCACCGGCGGCGATCAAATCCGCCATCATGACGACGTCGGACGCAGTGGACCGCACCGGCGTGCCGCTCAAGGACGAGCAGTACCGCCACGCCACCTTCTACGCCATGGGCGCGGGCTACGTCAACCCCGCGCTCGCCTTCGACCCCGGCCTAGTCTACGACCTCCACGCCGACGACTACCTCCCCTACCTCTGCGGCCTCGGCATCGGCGACGAGGGCGTCACCGAGATCGCCCACCGCGCGGTCACCTGCGCCGACCTCAAGGCGACGACCGAGGCAGAGCTGAACTACCCGTCCCTCGTCGTCAACCTGCTGGCCCAGCCGATCACGGTCAACCGCACGGTGACCAACGTCGGGAAGCCCAACTCGGTGTACACCGCCGTGGTGGACATGCCCAAAGACGTGTCGGTGACGGTGCAGCCGCCGATGCTGCGCTTCACGGAGGCCAAGGAGAAGCAGAGCTTCACGGTGACGGTGCGGTGGGCGGGGCAGCCGAGCGTCGCCGGCGCCGAGGGCAACCTGAAGTGGGTCTCCGACGACCACATCGTGCGGAGCCCCATCGTGGTTCCGCCCAAGGCCGCGTAG